Proteins from a genomic interval of Croceicoccus naphthovorans:
- a CDS encoding YqgE/AlgH family protein: MSEGEYLKGRILLAMPGMGDPNFDHAVIPIFMHDANGAFGVGVGALREGITLHRILEELDIEPGQAPDCEVHHGGPVEPGRGFVLHGTDYEDDSTMPGGPLGALSSSVAILRAIAEGKGPRQWLIALGYAGWGEGQLDEEMHRHGWYAADGKPELLFETAWHDRWAATWAAEGVDPALLVGQTGTA; the protein is encoded by the coding sequence ATGAGCGAAGGCGAGTACCTGAAAGGCCGCATCCTGCTGGCGATGCCCGGCATGGGCGACCCCAATTTCGATCACGCGGTCATCCCGATCTTCATGCACGACGCAAACGGCGCCTTCGGCGTTGGCGTGGGCGCGCTGCGCGAGGGCATCACGCTGCATCGAATCCTGGAAGAACTGGACATCGAGCCGGGGCAGGCCCCCGATTGCGAAGTCCACCACGGCGGACCGGTCGAGCCGGGGCGCGGCTTCGTGCTACACGGCACCGATTATGAAGACGACAGCACGATGCCGGGCGGGCCACTGGGCGCGCTGTCCAGTTCGGTGGCGATCCTGCGCGCGATTGCAGAGGGTAAGGGGCCGCGCCAGTGGCTGATCGCGCTCGGCTATGCAGGCTGGGGCGAGGGGCAGCTGGACGAAGAGATGCACCGCCACGGCTGGTATGCGGCGGACGGGAAACCGGAATTGCTGTTCGAAACCGCATGGCACGACCGCTGGGCCGCGACCTGGGCGGCAGAGGGTGTCGATCCGGCGCTGCTGGTGGGGCAGACCGGAACGGCCTAG
- a CDS encoding malate synthase G — protein MVERIEKAGLQVESELAKFVEGDVLAPLGMDARAFWQGFADLLAKYAPVNRDLLAKRDALQAKIDAWHKKRAGKPIDMAEYKAFLFEIGYLVPEPGAFEIGTENVDEEIATMAGPQLVVPVLNARFVLNAANARWGSLYDAFYGTDALPDAPEATVKGYDPARGAAVIAAGRGFMDDALPGWEAALTGGDCPHAYAKLTGGAEGVMFKHNGLHIEVHVDRNHPVGSTDDLGISDIVLESALTSIVDMEDSVAAVDAEDKREAYANWLGLMRGTLEASFQKGGKTMTRALEPDRTYEMPGGKTFDLPGRSLLFVRNVGHLMTNPAILLPDGSEIPEGIMDAVITSACARHDLEGLGKLKNSRTGSIYIVKPKMHGPEECAFTNDLFDAVEDLLGLARHTIKVGVMDEERRTSANLAACIHAVKNRIVFINTGFLDRTGDEMHTSMQAGPMIRKGAMKGSDWIDAYEKRNVAIGLKHGLSGKAQIGKGMWAAPDRMGQMLVEKIGHPKTGANTAWVPSPTAATLHALHYHQIDVFDRQKEVAAEGVPSLDRLLTVPLAQGLNWSEEELREELDNNAQGLLGYVVRWIDQGVGCSKVPDINDIGLMEDRATLRISSQHMANWLLHGVVTEDQVMDAMRRMAAKVDAQNADDPAYEPLVGNEDGPAFQAARDLVFKGVEQPSGYTEPLLHSWRQVKKERASVEA, from the coding sequence ATGGTTGAGCGCATTGAAAAAGCGGGCCTTCAGGTCGAAAGCGAACTGGCGAAGTTCGTCGAAGGCGACGTGCTGGCCCCGCTGGGCATGGATGCGCGGGCCTTTTGGCAGGGCTTTGCCGACCTGCTGGCGAAGTATGCACCGGTGAACCGCGACCTGCTGGCCAAGCGAGACGCGTTGCAGGCCAAGATCGACGCGTGGCACAAGAAACGCGCGGGCAAGCCGATCGATATGGCCGAGTACAAGGCTTTCCTGTTCGAGATCGGCTACCTCGTCCCCGAACCGGGCGCGTTCGAGATCGGAACCGAGAACGTCGACGAGGAAATCGCGACGATGGCCGGGCCGCAACTGGTCGTGCCGGTGCTCAACGCCCGCTTCGTGCTCAACGCCGCCAATGCGCGCTGGGGCAGCCTCTACGATGCGTTCTACGGGACCGACGCGCTGCCCGATGCGCCCGAAGCCACGGTAAAGGGCTATGACCCGGCACGCGGCGCGGCGGTGATCGCGGCGGGGCGCGGGTTCATGGACGATGCGCTGCCCGGCTGGGAAGCGGCGCTGACCGGCGGCGATTGCCCGCATGCCTATGCCAAGCTGACTGGCGGGGCCGAGGGCGTGATGTTCAAGCACAACGGCCTGCACATCGAAGTTCACGTCGATCGTAACCACCCCGTCGGATCGACCGACGATCTGGGGATCAGCGACATCGTACTGGAATCGGCGCTGACCAGTATCGTCGACATGGAAGACTCGGTCGCCGCCGTCGATGCCGAGGACAAGCGCGAAGCCTATGCCAACTGGCTGGGCCTGATGCGCGGCACGCTGGAGGCAAGCTTCCAGAAGGGCGGCAAGACGATGACCCGCGCGCTGGAGCCCGACCGGACCTACGAAATGCCGGGCGGCAAGACCTTCGACCTGCCGGGCCGCAGCCTGCTGTTCGTGCGCAACGTCGGCCACCTGATGACCAACCCGGCGATCCTTCTGCCCGATGGCAGCGAGATCCCCGAAGGCATCATGGATGCGGTGATCACCAGCGCCTGTGCGCGTCACGATCTGGAAGGTCTGGGCAAGCTGAAGAACAGCCGCACCGGATCGATTTATATCGTGAAGCCCAAGATGCACGGGCCGGAAGAGTGTGCCTTTACCAACGACCTGTTCGACGCGGTGGAAGACCTGCTGGGCCTTGCCCGCCACACGATCAAGGTTGGCGTGATGGACGAGGAACGCCGGACCAGCGCGAACCTTGCCGCCTGCATTCACGCGGTGAAGAACCGGATCGTCTTCATCAACACCGGCTTCCTCGATCGTACGGGCGACGAGATGCACACCTCGATGCAGGCCGGGCCGATGATCCGCAAAGGCGCGATGAAGGGCAGTGACTGGATCGACGCCTATGAAAAGCGCAACGTCGCCATCGGGCTGAAGCATGGACTTTCCGGCAAGGCGCAGATCGGCAAGGGCATGTGGGCCGCGCCCGATCGCATGGGCCAGATGCTGGTCGAGAAGATCGGCCACCCCAAGACCGGCGCGAACACCGCATGGGTGCCATCGCCGACCGCAGCGACGCTGCACGCGCTGCACTATCACCAGATCGACGTGTTCGATCGCCAGAAGGAAGTCGCGGCAGAGGGTGTGCCCTCGCTCGACCGCCTGCTGACCGTGCCGCTGGCGCAAGGCTTGAACTGGTCGGAAGAGGAACTGCGCGAGGAACTGGACAACAATGCACAGGGCCTGCTCGGCTATGTCGTGCGCTGGATCGATCAGGGCGTGGGTTGTTCCAAGGTGCCCGACATCAACGACATCGGGTTGATGGAAGACCGCGCAACGCTGCGCATATCTTCGCAGCACATGGCCAACTGGCTGCTGCACGGCGTCGTGACCGAAGATCAGGTGATGGACGCGATGCGACGCATGGCCGCCAAGGTCGACGCGCAGAACGCCGACGATCCGGCCTATGAACCGCTTGTCGGGAACGAGGATGGACCCGCGTTCCAGGCGGCCCGGGACCTTGTGTTCAAGGGCGTCGAGCAGCCGTCCGGCTATACCGAACCGCTGCTGCATAGCTGGCGGCAGGTGAAGAAGGAGCGGGCGTCCGTAGAGGCCTGA
- a CDS encoding ABC transporter ATP-binding protein: protein MTEAAISIRNLTKRYAPTGRQEEGKLALNDVSFDVPRGGIFGLLGPNGAGKSTLINIMAGLVGKTSGSVDIWGFDIDRDRRNAKASIGIVPQEIVFDPFFTPAEVLDNTAGYYGVPKAKRRTDELLRAVHLSDKADAYARSLSGGMKRRLLVAKAMVHSPPILVLDEPTAGVDVDLRRQLWELVVDLNRKGVTVVLTTHYLEEAEQLCDRIAIINHGKLIADKPTRDLIAMAREKVVELTLDRDLTEAPSHEAFRKSEITGERSVAITYDMDRMNAGDVLTLLNNQGYSIVDVTTREADLEDVFVQMTSDRAT, encoded by the coding sequence GTGACCGAAGCAGCCATCTCCATTCGCAACCTGACCAAACGCTATGCCCCCACCGGACGGCAGGAGGAGGGCAAGCTTGCGCTGAACGACGTCAGCTTTGACGTGCCGCGCGGCGGGATATTCGGCCTGCTCGGCCCCAATGGCGCGGGCAAGTCGACGCTGATCAACATCATGGCGGGGCTGGTCGGCAAGACAAGCGGGTCGGTCGACATCTGGGGCTTCGACATCGACCGCGACCGGCGCAATGCCAAGGCGTCGATCGGCATCGTGCCGCAGGAAATCGTGTTCGACCCGTTCTTCACGCCCGCCGAAGTGCTGGACAACACCGCCGGATATTATGGCGTGCCAAAGGCGAAGCGGCGGACGGACGAACTGTTGCGCGCGGTGCACCTTTCGGACAAGGCCGATGCCTATGCGCGGTCGCTATCGGGCGGGATGAAGCGGCGGCTGCTGGTGGCCAAGGCTATGGTCCATTCGCCGCCGATCCTCGTGCTGGACGAACCGACTGCGGGCGTCGACGTCGACCTGCGGCGGCAGCTTTGGGAGCTGGTTGTCGACCTCAACCGCAAAGGCGTCACCGTGGTGCTGACCACGCATTACCTTGAGGAAGCGGAACAGCTTTGCGACCGCATCGCGATCATCAACCACGGCAAGCTGATCGCCGACAAGCCCACGCGCGACCTGATCGCGATGGCGCGCGAAAAGGTCGTCGAACTGACGCTGGACCGCGACCTGACCGAAGCCCCGAGCCACGAGGCGTTCCGCAAGAGCGAGATTACCGGCGAGCGGTCGGTTGCGATCACCTATGACATGGACCGGATGAACGCGGGCGACGTGCTGACCCTGCTGAACAACCAAGGCTATTCCATAGTGGACGTGACCACGCGTGAGGCGGACCTTGAGGACGTGTTCGTCCAGATGACGAGCGACCGCGCGACCTGA
- a CDS encoding TPM domain-containing protein: MSTPVYLSEAEHRQITDAVAAAELTTSGEIVTVLARRSDGYSDIALAWAALAAFTAITVLAIFPDFYLGLLADLTGQWNAEWSPATLFGIAAAFGILKFLGTWAVQLWPPLKYLLIPRPVKTRRTHDRAVNLFKVGAERRTHGRTGILIYLSMQEHRAEIVADSAIAEKVEAEVWGEAMAQMIGHVREGRVADGMIAAVEEVGKVLAQHFPREEDDQNELPDRLIEL; this comes from the coding sequence ATGAGCACGCCTGTCTACCTTTCCGAAGCAGAGCATCGCCAGATCACCGACGCGGTAGCCGCAGCGGAACTGACGACGTCTGGCGAGATCGTCACCGTGCTGGCGCGCCGGTCCGATGGGTATTCGGACATTGCGCTGGCTTGGGCGGCCCTTGCCGCCTTCACCGCGATCACGGTGCTGGCGATTTTCCCGGATTTCTATTTAGGTTTGCTGGCCGACCTGACCGGCCAGTGGAACGCCGAATGGAGCCCTGCTACGCTGTTCGGCATCGCGGCGGCATTCGGCATCCTGAAGTTTCTTGGCACGTGGGCGGTGCAGCTGTGGCCGCCGCTGAAATACCTGTTGATCCCCCGTCCGGTGAAGACCCGTCGCACGCATGACCGCGCGGTGAACCTGTTCAAGGTCGGCGCAGAGCGGCGCACGCATGGCCGCACCGGCATCCTGATCTACCTGTCCATGCAAGAACACCGGGCAGAGATCGTCGCCGATTCAGCCATTGCCGAAAAGGTCGAGGCCGAGGTCTGGGGCGAGGCGATGGCGCAGATGATCGGCCATGTCCGCGAAGGCCGCGTGGCCGACGGCATGATCGCGGCGGTGGAGGAAGTCGGCAAAGTGCTGGCGCAACACTTCCCGCGTGAGGAAGACGATCAAAACGAATTGCCGGACAGGTTGATCGAACTTTGA
- a CDS encoding TPM domain-containing protein, with amino-acid sequence MPDWKPFLRLLAAVMLLAGLIAAPARAAMPERPEGPVADYADLLPPDQEAALDQKLRAYNESTGRAVIVLTAPSLEGQPIETYANAVARDWDIGGAETENGLLFVVAPKERELRIEVARGLQGRMTDIMSGRIIRDTVVPQFKAGDMAGGIVAGVDGIIAQLDMDPAEARAIEEAEAARREAIGREMTTASIPAVFFWIMMIVLFAAMFGRRGRGRRYRRGGGISPWVVMWGASELARHASGRGGGWSSGGGGFSSGGGFGGFGGGGGGFNGGGASGSW; translated from the coding sequence ATGCCCGATTGGAAGCCTTTTCTGCGCCTGCTGGCAGCCGTGATGCTGCTGGCGGGCCTGATCGCGGCGCCGGCCCGCGCAGCCATGCCCGAACGGCCAGAGGGGCCGGTCGCGGACTATGCCGACCTGCTGCCGCCCGATCAGGAGGCCGCGCTGGATCAGAAGCTGCGCGCCTATAACGAGAGCACCGGCCGGGCGGTGATCGTCCTGACCGCGCCCTCGCTGGAAGGTCAACCGATCGAGACTTATGCGAACGCGGTCGCGCGGGACTGGGACATCGGCGGGGCAGAGACCGAGAACGGCCTGCTCTTCGTCGTCGCGCCCAAGGAGCGCGAATTGCGCATCGAGGTTGCCCGCGGGCTACAAGGCCGGATGACCGACATCATGAGCGGGCGGATCATCCGCGATACGGTCGTTCCGCAATTCAAGGCGGGCGACATGGCGGGCGGCATCGTCGCCGGGGTCGATGGGATCATCGCCCAGCTCGACATGGACCCGGCAGAAGCCCGCGCCATTGAGGAGGCAGAGGCCGCGCGGCGCGAAGCCATCGGGCGCGAGATGACGACCGCCAGCATTCCGGCAGTGTTCTTCTGGATCATGATGATCGTCCTGTTCGCCGCAATGTTCGGACGGCGGGGTCGCGGTCGGCGCTATCGCCGAGGCGGCGGGATCAGCCCGTGGGTCGTGATGTGGGGTGCCAGCGAACTGGCCCGCCACGCATCGGGCCGAGGCGGCGGATGGTCGTCCGGCGGAGGCGGCTTTTCCAGCGGCGGAGGGTTTGGCGGCTTCGGCGGCGGAGGCGGCGGCTTCAACGGCGGCGGCGCGAGCGGGAGCTGGTGA
- a CDS encoding hydrolase has protein sequence MKRNDLTDSERAMLEGADAATMLRNATEWSAMQTGTGNLAGLQQQAAVLADAFSALPGTVDLIDPAPVSAIDAEGHEFEVQRGRHMVASVRPDAPRRFLLTGHMDTVFPADTDFTGITELEPGVLNGPGLADMKGGIAVILEALRLFEQTEAAAGVGYDVMINSDEETGSGASAGLIETLARGKIAALTYEPSTEPDGTLAGARGGSGNYSLIVTGRSAHAGRNPHDGRNAVLAAADLALRIADLGHDQLSVNPARIEGGAANNVVPDHAVLRFNIRPKSHEAAKDFLAALDTAMEAVIRKRDVAIRMHGGITRPPKPIDARAEQLYATVADCSGALGLHYARKDTGGVCDGNNIAACGVPVVDTMGVRGGSIHSPQEFMIVESLAERAKLSALVLHRLALGAM, from the coding sequence ATGAAACGGAATGACCTGACCGATAGCGAACGCGCGATGCTGGAAGGCGCGGACGCGGCGACCATGCTGCGCAATGCGACGGAGTGGAGCGCGATGCAGACCGGGACCGGCAATCTGGCGGGCTTGCAGCAGCAGGCGGCGGTGCTGGCCGATGCCTTTTCGGCGCTGCCCGGCACGGTGGACCTGATTGATCCCGCGCCGGTTTCCGCCATCGATGCCGAAGGGCACGAATTCGAGGTCCAGCGCGGCCGGCACATGGTGGCCAGCGTGCGCCCCGATGCGCCGCGCCGGTTCCTGCTGACCGGTCATATGGATACCGTGTTCCCCGCCGACACCGACTTCACCGGCATTACCGAACTGGAACCCGGCGTGCTGAACGGCCCCGGCCTTGCGGATATGAAGGGCGGCATCGCGGTCATTCTGGAGGCTTTGCGCCTGTTCGAGCAGACCGAGGCGGCGGCGGGTGTCGGCTATGACGTGATGATCAATTCCGACGAGGAGACCGGCAGCGGGGCCAGCGCCGGGCTGATCGAGACACTGGCGCGCGGCAAGATCGCGGCGCTGACCTACGAACCTTCGACCGAGCCGGACGGCACCTTGGCGGGCGCGCGCGGCGGATCGGGCAATTACAGTCTGATCGTCACGGGCCGCTCGGCCCATGCGGGTCGCAATCCTCACGACGGGCGCAACGCTGTGTTGGCCGCCGCCGACCTGGCATTGCGCATCGCGGATCTGGGTCACGACCAGCTTTCGGTGAACCCGGCCAGGATCGAGGGCGGCGCTGCCAACAACGTCGTGCCCGATCACGCGGTGCTGCGCTTCAACATCCGGCCCAAATCGCACGAAGCAGCGAAAGACTTCCTCGCCGCGCTCGACACCGCGATGGAAGCAGTGATCCGCAAACGCGACGTCGCGATCCGCATGCACGGCGGCATCACCCGCCCGCCCAAGCCGATCGATGCGCGGGCGGAGCAACTTTACGCCACCGTCGCCGATTGTTCTGGGGCACTGGGGCTGCACTATGCGCGCAAGGACACAGGGGGGGTCTGCGACGGCAACAACATCGCGGCCTGCGGTGTGCCGGTGGTCGATACGATGGGCGTGCGGGGCGGGTCGATCCACTCGCCTCAGGAATTCATGATCGTCGAATCGCTGGCCGAACGGGCGAAACTGTCGGCGCTGGTGCTGCACCGGCTTGCGCTTGGCGCGATGTAA
- a CDS encoding LemA family protein produces the protein MTTGSISRAMRFAIAGLAAMTLAACGINSVPTQEENVKARWADVQSDYQRRADLVPNLVSTVQAAAASETQILTNVTNARAAATSINITTDDLSNPEELRRFSEAQNQLTQALGQLRTVVENYPQLQSQARFADLMTALEGAENRISNSRQRYNQAVQDYNTTIRTFPDIIGAKIIHGAKPMVPFEADAAAQGGAPTVDFGTMGAPAPAANDNAVADEPAAAAN, from the coding sequence ATGACCACCGGTTCCATTTCCCGCGCGATGCGCTTTGCCATTGCCGGGCTTGCCGCGATGACGCTTGCCGCATGCGGTATCAATTCCGTCCCGACGCAGGAGGAGAACGTGAAGGCGCGCTGGGCCGATGTGCAGAGCGACTATCAGCGCCGCGCCGATCTCGTCCCCAATCTGGTCAGCACGGTGCAGGCCGCCGCCGCTTCCGAAACGCAGATCCTGACCAACGTCACCAATGCCCGTGCTGCTGCGACGAGCATCAACATCACGACCGACGACTTGTCGAACCCGGAAGAACTGCGCCGCTTTTCAGAGGCGCAGAACCAGCTGACGCAGGCGCTGGGCCAGCTGCGCACCGTAGTGGAAAACTATCCGCAGTTGCAGAGCCAGGCGCGCTTCGCCGACCTGATGACGGCGCTAGAGGGTGCGGAGAACCGTATTTCCAACTCGCGCCAGCGGTACAACCAGGCGGTGCAGGACTATAACACCACGATCCGCACCTTCCCCGACATCATCGGAGCCAAGATCATCCATGGTGCAAAGCCGATGGTCCCGTTCGAGGCCGATGCCGCCGCACAGGGCGGCGCGCCGACCGTCGATTTCGGCACCATGGGCGCCCCTGCGCCTGCCGCGAACGACAATGCCGTGGCCGACGAACCGGCGGCGGCCGCCAACTGA
- a CDS encoding arginine N-succinyltransferase, whose product MTYVMRPARPDDLEAMYEMAKLTGGGFTNLPANRPALEAKLARSAEAISRTSDELADDLFVLVLEDAETGAIRGTCQIFSRVGMSWPFYSYRITSHTAYSRELDRTFRNQSLQFVTDLEGSSEVGGLFLHPSARAGGLGLLLARSRYLFIAMHRARFADRLLAELRGIVDGHGNSPFWDGVAGRFFGMSFREADDFNALNGNQFIADLMPRHPIYTAMISDDARAAIGVPHESGRPAMRMLEDEGFAWENYIDIFDGGPTMTIRTDSVKTIAASQRATVDSVDPANGRKGIVATGHLADFRCCLSRIQANEDGSVAIEARARQALCVAADDSVCWATR is encoded by the coding sequence ATGACATATGTAATGCGCCCCGCGCGCCCCGACGATCTTGAAGCGATGTACGAAATGGCGAAGCTGACCGGGGGCGGGTTCACCAATCTGCCGGCCAACCGGCCCGCGCTGGAGGCGAAGCTGGCCCGATCGGCGGAGGCGATTTCGCGCACGAGCGACGAACTGGCGGACGACCTGTTCGTGCTGGTGCTGGAAGATGCCGAGACCGGCGCAATCCGCGGTACGTGCCAGATTTTCAGCCGCGTCGGCATGTCATGGCCGTTTTATTCGTATCGCATCACCAGCCACACCGCGTATTCGCGCGAACTGGACCGCACGTTCCGCAACCAGAGCCTGCAATTCGTCACCGACCTTGAAGGGTCGAGCGAGGTCGGCGGGTTGTTCCTGCACCCCTCGGCCCGCGCAGGCGGGCTCGGCCTCTTGCTGGCGCGCAGCCGGTACCTTTTCATCGCCATGCACCGCGCGCGCTTTGCCGATCGCTTGCTCGCCGAATTGCGCGGCATCGTCGACGGCCATGGCAATTCGCCGTTCTGGGACGGCGTCGCTGGCCGGTTCTTCGGCATGAGCTTTCGCGAGGCGGACGATTTCAACGCACTCAACGGCAACCAGTTCATCGCCGACCTGATGCCGCGCCACCCGATCTATACCGCGATGATTTCCGATGACGCCCGCGCCGCCATCGGCGTTCCACACGAAAGCGGCAGGCCCGCGATGCGGATGCTGGAGGATGAAGGCTTCGCTTGGGAAAACTATATCGACATCTTCGACGGCGGCCCGACGATGACGATCCGCACAGACTCGGTAAAGACAATCGCCGCGTCCCAGCGGGCCACGGTCGACAGCGTCGACCCGGCGAACGGTCGCAAGGGTATCGTCGCGACCGGCCATCTGGCGGACTTCCGCTGCTGCCTCTCACGCATACAGGCGAACGAGGATGGATCGGTGGCCATCGAGGCGAGGGCGCGTCAGGCACTGTGCGTAGCGGCTGACGACTCCGTTTGCTGGGCGACGCGCTGA
- the mscL gene encoding large conductance mechanosensitive channel protein MscL has translation MLSEFKKFIAKGNVMDLAVAVIIGAAFGAIVKSLTDEVIMPVVGAIFGGADFSNYFILLDTPEGYEGPLDNYLALKEAGAAMIGYGAFITAVVNFVILAFIIFMLVRTANKIMEATKEEETAAAPPQGPSETDLLKEILEELKKRP, from the coding sequence ATGCTGTCCGAATTCAAGAAATTCATCGCCAAGGGCAATGTCATGGATCTTGCCGTGGCGGTCATCATCGGCGCGGCGTTCGGCGCCATCGTGAAATCGCTAACCGACGAAGTGATCATGCCGGTTGTCGGCGCGATCTTCGGCGGGGCGGATTTCTCCAACTATTTCATCTTGCTCGACACGCCAGAGGGCTACGAAGGCCCGCTCGACAACTACCTCGCGCTGAAAGAGGCCGGGGCGGCGATGATCGGGTACGGCGCGTTCATCACGGCGGTCGTCAATTTCGTGATCCTTGCCTTCATCATCTTCATGCTGGTGCGCACCGCGAACAAGATCATGGAAGCAACGAAGGAAGAGGAAACGGCCGCCGCTCCGCCTCAGGGCCCGAGCGAAACCGACCTGCTGAAAGAGATTCTGGAAGAGCTGAAGAAGCGCCCGTAA
- a CDS encoding N-succinylarginine dihydrolase, whose translation MALVEINFDGIVGPSHNYSGLSLGNLAATSNAGKVAYPRAAALQGLAKMRHNMALGLTQGFFLPLPRPNPAFLENVSFDETADPALQAMAWSASSMWTANAATVSPAPDTSDGRCHLTVANLVSMPHRSIEWPATLAQLRLAFANEDAFAVHGPVPGTFGDEGAANHMRMGKAHDAACTEIFVYGRPGGRFPARQHEQASRAIARRHGLHNALFIEQAPEAIAAGAFHNDVVAVANEHVLFCHEQAFADREGAYTAIRNAVPGAEIVEVPASAVSLEDAITSYLFNAQLVTLPSDGMALIVPSECQDNPAVWGWLETMLAGNGPIRQVLPVDVRQSMANGGGPACLRLRVVADPATVDQRFLLTEDKAAQIESVIADSWPESLPPQDIGRPETAAQVIRARELLLESLNLKDLG comes from the coding sequence ATGGCGCTGGTAGAGATCAACTTCGACGGGATCGTCGGTCCAAGCCACAACTATTCTGGCCTCAGCCTCGGCAACCTTGCCGCGACCAGCAACGCGGGCAAGGTCGCATATCCGCGCGCCGCTGCGCTGCAGGGCCTTGCCAAGATGCGGCACAACATGGCGCTGGGGCTGACGCAGGGCTTCTTCCTGCCCCTGCCCCGGCCCAATCCCGCGTTTCTCGAAAACGTCTCCTTCGACGAGACCGCCGATCCGGCACTGCAGGCGATGGCATGGTCGGCCAGTTCGATGTGGACCGCCAACGCCGCGACGGTCAGCCCAGCGCCCGATACCTCCGATGGGCGTTGCCACCTGACGGTCGCGAATCTTGTATCGATGCCGCATCGGTCGATCGAATGGCCCGCTACGCTGGCGCAACTGCGGCTCGCTTTCGCGAACGAGGACGCCTTCGCCGTCCACGGCCCGGTGCCGGGAACCTTCGGTGACGAGGGCGCAGCCAACCACATGCGGATGGGCAAGGCGCACGATGCGGCCTGCACCGAGATTTTCGTTTACGGCCGCCCGGGCGGCCGCTTCCCCGCGCGCCAGCACGAACAGGCCAGCCGTGCCATCGCCCGCCGCCACGGTCTGCATAATGCGCTGTTCATCGAACAGGCCCCCGAAGCCATCGCCGCTGGCGCGTTTCATAACGACGTGGTCGCCGTAGCAAACGAACATGTCCTGTTCTGCCACGAACAGGCCTTTGCCGACCGCGAGGGTGCATACACCGCGATCCGCAACGCCGTGCCGGGTGCCGAGATCGTCGAAGTTCCGGCCAGCGCCGTCAGCCTTGAAGATGCGATCACCAGCTATCTCTTCAACGCGCAGCTCGTCACCCTTCCCTCAGACGGTATGGCCCTGATCGTACCCAGCGAGTGTCAGGACAATCCCGCCGTCTGGGGTTGGCTCGAAACGATGCTGGCGGGTAACGGCCCGATCAGGCAGGTGCTGCCCGTCGACGTACGGCAATCGATGGCCAATGGCGGCGGCCCCGCGTGCCTTCGCCTGCGCGTCGTCGCCGATCCGGCAACCGTCGATCAACGCTTCCTGCTGACCGAGGACAAGGCCGCACAAATCGAATCCGTTATCGCAGATTCCTGGCCCGAGTCTCTGCCCCCGCAAGACATCGGCAGGCCCGAAACCGCCGCCCAAGTCATCCGCGCACGCGAATTATTGCTGGAATCTCTGAATCTTAAGGATCTTGGTTAA
- a CDS encoding NUDIX hydrolase — MNHHDLDQPEEIAWEGKWIVAKKRGRWEYVSRARQIRAAVILAIHDGHVLLVEQVRTPLGRACIELPAGLIGDDDEKDDEHALDAAGRELEEETGYRAAELIDAGEFQSSPGMVSESFTLVIAKGLTKVGDGGGVHGEDITVHRVPLGDIGAFLDAQRAAGKAVDVRMLLLLAADILSRATG, encoded by the coding sequence TTGAACCATCATGATCTGGACCAGCCCGAGGAGATCGCTTGGGAAGGCAAGTGGATCGTCGCGAAAAAGCGGGGCCGCTGGGAATACGTCAGCCGCGCCCGCCAAATTCGCGCGGCGGTCATCCTCGCAATACACGATGGACACGTTCTGCTGGTCGAACAGGTCCGCACGCCGTTGGGCCGCGCGTGTATCGAACTGCCCGCAGGCCTGATCGGCGACGATGACGAAAAAGATGACGAACACGCGCTGGATGCCGCCGGGCGCGAGCTTGAGGAAGAAACCGGCTACCGCGCCGCAGAACTGATCGACGCGGGCGAATTCCAGTCCAGCCCCGGCATGGTCAGTGAAAGCTTCACGCTGGTAATCGCCAAAGGCCTGACGAAAGTCGGCGACGGCGGCGGCGTGCATGGCGAGGACATTACTGTCCACCGCGTACCACTTGGCGATATTGGCGCGTTTCTCGATGCCCAACGCGCAGCGGGCAAGGCGGTCGATGTACGCATGCTCTTGCTCTTGGCTGCTGACATCCTGAGCCGCGCGACCGGCTAG